Proteins encoded in a region of the Neoarius graeffei isolate fNeoGra1 chromosome 3, fNeoGra1.pri, whole genome shotgun sequence genome:
- the LOC132882666 gene encoding fatty acid-binding protein, brain-like: MDAFFGSWKLVKRENYNVILAVCGTEEEVIQLADVVKPVITFSQDGDSLVYTVDHVILKTRTKFRFGEEFYEEVFPGRFCRSTMKLEGEKLIHVRLYQGFEFTTVREIQDGILIATITHEDITAVQTYEKV; the protein is encoded by the exons ATGGACGCCTTTTTTGGAAGCTGGAAACTTGTGAAAAGGGAAAACTATAATGTGATCCTGGCAGTATgtg GTACTGAAGAGGAAGTTATACAACTTGCAGATGTGGTTAAACCAGTCATCACTTTTTCCCAAGATGGTGACAGTCTGGTCTATACAGTAGATCACGTCATTCTTAAGACACGAACCAAGTTCAGATTCGGTGAAGAGTTTTATGAAGAAGTTTTCCCTGGCAGATTCTGCAGA agTACTATGAAACTGGAAGGAGAAAAACTCATCCACGTACGGCTCTACCAGGGTTTTGAGTTCACGACTGTCCGAGAGATCCAGGATGGGATATTGATTgcg ACTATCACACATGAAGACATCACTGCAGTACAGACGTATGAGAAGGTGTAA